A region of the Nitrospirae bacterium YQR-1 genome:
GTTTTCAAAGCCGCATATCTTGTAGCGCAACTTGAGTACTACGGATACCTTTACAAAGACGACAGGAAAATCATAGTTACCACCTTTGTGGATTTAAACAATCTCAACAGAACGACAAAGTTTGGCAGAATATTGGCTGAGGATACAAGCTCAGAACTTCATAAAAGGGGATTTAAGGTGGCTGATGTCAGGGAGACCGGAACAATTCAAATGGCTGAGAATTTCGGCGAATTCTTTCTCTCCCGCGGTCCGGTTCGTAAAGATACTTATACAAAAGACGTGCTGCCTCAGCCCTCTAAAAAGAAATCTTCTAAGAAGACTAAGAAAAAGTCCTCTGATAAACCACAGGACCCGGCAAGGAAGAGCTATCCTGACACACTGGTTCTTGCAGGCACCTATGAGGTGGGCCCCTGTGATGTGTTTATCAATGCACGGATAATTGACCCCGGGAAGTCGGAAGTCTTAGCAGCAGCCTCCTACAGGCTGCATCTTACAAATGACCTAAGATACCTTTTAAGCCACCCCGATGAGTTAAAAGACAGCAACAGCGGTGTTCAAATCAGGCAGAGAAAAAGATGACAACATGTAGATGTCTAAAGACAGTCGTAGCTCTGATAGTTGTACTTATTGCGGCCACAGGCTGCACTATGTTGGGCCTTGATAAGAAAGCCCCTCCGGCAGGCGCAAAACCCGGCTATCACGAGGGTATGTATGATGTCTTTGACGATCTTGAGGGGGCCGCCAAAGATATGTCAAGAGGGATTCTTACAAACTTGAAGGCTAATTTCTACAGAACCGATACATCAACTATCTCTCCCATACTGATTACCACCTTTGCAGACCTAAACGATTTGTCACAAACCTCCGCCCTTGGACGGCTTTTTTCGGAGATGGTGATGACTGTGCTTCATGCAGAAAATTTCGAGATCATAGAAATGAGAAAGGGCAATGCCATTGATATTGTAAAAAACGACGGCGAATTTATGCTCACAAGGGATCTAAAAGACCTTGTAAAGAAGCATGATGCTAAGAGTGTTATCGTCGGCACATATACCGTTACTGAGAAGTCTGTAGTGTTTAACGGCAGATTAATCGGAATTTCAGATTCTAAACTCTACTCCGCCTGGACAACCCGTCTGGTTCGCACCCAAGAGGTTGACTCTCTTGTAAGGCAAAAGAACCTTTCCGGCTCCTCAAACCATGACAGCGGATACGGCAGGAATTCAAAAAAGAAAAAACAACAACCCGCTAAGGAGACTGACAATGAACCTGTCACGGTATATGAAAGAGTGCCGGCTAATTAGAGCAGGAATAATTATTCTGATGCTTACCGGTTGTGAGAATGTTTCTCTCAGGCCTGATAATTATGATATTTCAATGAAATCATCAACACTGGCCAAGTCTCGGCAAGAGTCACAGCCCTGTGTCAATGCCGTTTATATAGAGCCTAAACAAAAACTTGTCTTTGAAAGCAAGGTTGCTATTTTTAATTTTAAATCTTCAAAAGATGCAAAGGAAATTTCAGAGTATATGGCAGATTATTTACATAAACTGTTCCTTCAAAGAAAGACATTTCGTATCGTTGAAAAAACAGGCCAAGCTATTGACGACTTAAAATATCTTATGAAGTATTCCAAGGAAAACGGCTATAATCTCATCATAGTTGGTGAAATACACAATATAATTTCAGGCGGTGAAACACGGCAGTCGCAAATTTATGCTACCTTCAGAGTTATAGACCCTAAAAGAGAGATTACACTGCTGTACCTTGACAGATGTGAAACATCGGTGCCGAAGAAGGCTTTTTCCATTACAGAGATGAAGAGCTACAATATTGCATCTGCGCTCCCTAAGCAGCTAAGTGCACTTCTTATGACAGAGGTTGCTGATGTAATGGGCTCACACACCTCAGGAAGGTCTCTTTACTAGGTAAGATTTGATTAAGCTGTGACTGTTGTGCTCATATTTTTTCCAGTTGAGGTATATGCTTGAATGATTAAGAAAATAGAAAAAAAAGTTAAAAACACTGAGAGGTTAACTCTTGATGACTGTCTTTTTCTCTTTAACAGTGATGACATTTTTAGTATCGGGCGGCTGGCTGATTTTAAGGCAAAACAACTGCACTCAGGTAAGGTTTATTACTCAAGAAACAGGCACGTGAATCCTACGAACCTGTGTGTAAATCGTTGTAAGTTCTGCTCCTTCAGCCGCTCAATCGGGCAGGACGGAGGCTTTGACTATACAGTGTCTCACATCATTGACATGCTGAAAACCTCCGGCGATTATTTCAGAGAGCTGCATATAGTCGGCGGCCTTCATCCACATCATCCTTTTGAATACTATGTGCAGTTGCTTAAACAAATAAAACTGACATTTCCGCATGTCAGCATTAAAGCCTTTACCGCCGTTGAGATAGACTACATGTCTAAACTAAACGGACTTGGGGTTACACAGACACTGGAAACCCTGAAAAGTGCCGGCCTTGATATGTTACCAGGAGGTGGGGCTGAGATTTTTTCAAGCTCCGTAAGAGACGCCCTGTGCCCTGAGAAAATTCCGGCTGAGGTATGGCTGCATATTCATGAAGCTGCACACACTTTGGGAATCAGAAGCAACGCTACCATGCTCTATGGCCACATAGAGTCGTTTGAGGACAGAGTCCGCCATATGACACTTCTTAGAGACCTACAGGACAAAACCGGCGGTTTTTTTGCCTTTATTCCGCTTGCTTATCAGCCTGAGGGCAAGATTGCCGGCACAGCCACCCCATCTGCAATTGATGACCTCAAAACTATCGCCATAAGCCGTCTGTTTCTCGATAATTTTTCCCACATAAAGGCTTACTGGATTATGCTGGGGAGGAAGGTGACACAAACAGCCCTGCTCTTTGGCGCAGACGATATTGACGGCACCGTGATACAAGAAAAAATTGCCCACAGCGCCGGAGCAAAATCACCAGAGAGATTAACAGTGTCGGAGATCGAATTTTTAATAAAGAAAGCCGGTAAAATCCCGGTTGAGAGAACCGCCCTGTACAGAGAGGTTACACAGTGACGAGGATTTCTAAAAATGAAGCAGTCAAGATTCTAAACTCCGCACCAACTCTTGAGCTTGGTGAGGCTGCCGATACTCTCAGAGCATCCCTTCACCCTGATAGCACTGTCACATTTATAGTTGACAGAAACATAAACTACACCAACGTGTGTGTTAATGAGTGCAGCTTTTGTTGTTTTTTCAAAAAGCCGGATGACCCTGAGGCATATTTAATAACTGATGAAGAACTATTTAAAAAGATAGAGGAAACCATCGCCTGTGAGGGCACACAGATTCTTCTTCAGGGCGGGTTGCACCCGGACCTTGACCTGTCGTTTTTTACCGGATTGCTTAGAAAGATTAAGGATAGATTTAATAAAATCAACATTCACGGGTTTTCCCCTCCTGAGATATGCGATATAGCTAAAAAGAGCGGACTATCAATTAAAGAAACCCTTGCGGAGTTGAAATCAGCAGGGCTGGATTCAATCCCCGGAGGCGGGGCGGAGATTCTCTCAGACAGGGTGCGTGAGGCCATAAGCCCTAAGAAAATAAAATCCGGCTTGTGGCTGGATGTTATGCGGCAAGCGCATAACCTTGGTATGAAGACCACGGCCACAATGATGTTCGGCTCTGTTGAGAGTGTCACAGACATTGTAGAGCATCTCGATGCTGTAAGAACGCTGCAGGATGAAACCGGAGGGTTTACAGCTTTTATCCCGTGGACATTTCAACCTGGGGACTCGGAGCTTGGACGGAAGTCCGAACCGGCAACCGCCGTTGACTATCTCAGAGTGCTGGCTCTTAGCAGGGTATATCTTGATAACATAAGAAACATTCAGGTATCGTGGGTCACACAGGGGCTGAAAACAGCACAGGTGGGGCTGCGCTTTGGAGCAAATGACTTTGGCTCCACGATGATAGAAGAAAATGTGGTAAGAGCCGCAGGAGTTACCTATATTGTAACAAAAGATGATATAATAGATGCTGTAAAGGTGACAGGATTCAGGCCGGCACAAAGAGATACATTTTATAATATTATAAAAAGATTCTGATAAAGAAAGAGGTGGAGATATGTCTTCAGATGAGTTGATATATGATGTTGTAATAATAGGCGGCGGCCCTGCGGGCTTATCGGCGGCTCAGTATGCCTCAAGACTGGCACTAAAAACAGTAGTGCTGGATAAGTCAAAGACAGCGGGGGCGCTTGCCTTTGCCAGTAAAATAGAGAATTACCCAGGCATATCAGCGCCTTTAACAGGCACTGAACTACTGGATATTTTCAGAGAGCAAGCCATCTCCTTTGGTGCTGAGTATGTGGAAACACAGGTAATAGGTGCAATGCTTGAAAGCCCTGTAAAAGAGGTTTATTCCATGGAGGGCACGTATAAGGGGCGTTCCGTAATAATCGCAACCGGTGCAATGGGCAGAAAACCGTCGTTTCCCGGCGAGAAGGAATACCTTGGCAAGGGGGTAAGCTATTGTGCCGTATGTGACGCCGCTTTTTACAAAGACAAAACTGTGTGCATAGTGGGTGAGTCGGAGGAGGCCGTTAAGGAAACTTCCGTGCTTAGACGTTTTACAGATAAGGTGTTTCTTATAGCACAAACAGACAATCCTAAACTCAAAGACAATCCACAGTTAAGCGGACAAAACATAACGGTGCTTTTGAATAAGAAGA
Encoded here:
- a CDS encoding FlgO family outer membrane protein, whose product is MALIIRILIFLSFALLFLLPVSCADGRYKVRIPKNEERCGFINNLFGRNDEGVRESGDKSVFKAAYLVAQLEYYGYLYKDDRKIIVTTFVDLNNLNRTTKFGRILAEDTSSELHKRGFKVADVRETGTIQMAENFGEFFLSRGPVRKDTYTKDVLPQPSKKKSSKKTKKKSSDKPQDPARKSYPDTLVLAGTYEVGPCDVFINARIIDPGKSEVLAAASYRLHLTNDLRYLLSHPDELKDSNSGVQIRQRKR
- a CDS encoding FlgO family outer membrane protein, whose product is MTTCRCLKTVVALIVVLIAATGCTMLGLDKKAPPAGAKPGYHEGMYDVFDDLEGAAKDMSRGILTNLKANFYRTDTSTISPILITTFADLNDLSQTSALGRLFSEMVMTVLHAENFEIIEMRKGNAIDIVKNDGEFMLTRDLKDLVKKHDAKSVIVGTYTVTEKSVVFNGRLIGISDSKLYSAWTTRLVRTQEVDSLVRQKNLSGSSNHDSGYGRNSKKKKQQPAKETDNEPVTVYERVPAN
- the mqnE gene encoding aminofutalosine synthase MqnE, translating into MIKKIEKKVKNTERLTLDDCLFLFNSDDIFSIGRLADFKAKQLHSGKVYYSRNRHVNPTNLCVNRCKFCSFSRSIGQDGGFDYTVSHIIDMLKTSGDYFRELHIVGGLHPHHPFEYYVQLLKQIKLTFPHVSIKAFTAVEIDYMSKLNGLGVTQTLETLKSAGLDMLPGGGAEIFSSSVRDALCPEKIPAEVWLHIHEAAHTLGIRSNATMLYGHIESFEDRVRHMTLLRDLQDKTGGFFAFIPLAYQPEGKIAGTATPSAIDDLKTIAISRLFLDNFSHIKAYWIMLGRKVTQTALLFGADDIDGTVIQEKIAHSAGAKSPERLTVSEIEFLIKKAGKIPVERTALYREVTQ
- the mqnC gene encoding dehypoxanthine futalosine cyclase — protein: MTRISKNEAVKILNSAPTLELGEAADTLRASLHPDSTVTFIVDRNINYTNVCVNECSFCCFFKKPDDPEAYLITDEELFKKIEETIACEGTQILLQGGLHPDLDLSFFTGLLRKIKDRFNKINIHGFSPPEICDIAKKSGLSIKETLAELKSAGLDSIPGGGAEILSDRVREAISPKKIKSGLWLDVMRQAHNLGMKTTATMMFGSVESVTDIVEHLDAVRTLQDETGGFTAFIPWTFQPGDSELGRKSEPATAVDYLRVLALSRVYLDNIRNIQVSWVTQGLKTAQVGLRFGANDFGSTMIEENVVRAAGVTYIVTKDDIIDAVKVTGFRPAQRDTFYNIIKRF
- a CDS encoding FAD-dependent oxidoreductase, which encodes MSSDELIYDVVIIGGGPAGLSAAQYASRLALKTVVLDKSKTAGALAFASKIENYPGISAPLTGTELLDIFREQAISFGAEYVETQVIGAMLESPVKEVYSMEGTYKGRSVIIATGAMGRKPSFPGEKEYLGKGVSYCAVCDAAFYKDKTVCIVGESEEAVKETSVLRRFTDKVFLIAQTDNPKLKDNPQLSGQNITVLLNKKIEEIRGNEIVESIVVVDKGSNEKEIFPMDGVFVYLHGNSPIVDFLNFAVDISDDRCVITNRMMETNIEGVFAAGDVTCVEVRQVLVAASNGSVAALSAEKYIHQRKRRKYLWG